One Microplitis mediator isolate UGA2020A chromosome 3, iyMicMedi2.1, whole genome shotgun sequence DNA segment encodes these proteins:
- the LOC130664509 gene encoding kinase suppressor of Ras 2, producing the protein MAEGEDAEIRRALDVVQSMIEISAERLEGLRTKCSTSAELTQQEIRTLEGKLIKLYSKQLVTKSKLAVGSLPPEMRQYPSLSQWLRVVGLTPESINSVCSKAHTLEALKEKSERELSSMLGENNSRHEEELRRLCRALHNLRRYIDVLLEGDKETDMNLYWDSWDRHHLRSGPSPRPVRSRTTRSSVPSEDSIPYHNNINVNNDLLSQSSSIICLTSSPPSTPLLSKQARANVKFPTTPPPSKKHQSHQPPEVFPLTKSKSHESQLANRLENGETEHPRRIRLPTEPGSDSSNANIADTLNISSPIKSPPYSSAESDDNSYKGTVTSLQVPKSPRTPTVTRGMGHIINHRFTKTFKMMTTCDYCEKQMFIGTGLKCKECKYKCHRDCESKVPPSCGLPQELFDEFKRTLQADSFANASPTLSKPSVTSPNHHHHISNLLSSLNRKDRKRSHPHSTINIPFTSADSSSTTSSCNSSTPSSPALLPGNQTTSQTITSVNVTSTATSTHMMTVKQQFHFPDVTLNEKTLMVDGHNRLDSTVTSSDSDKTVSVSGSGSVSTDSERTPVRVDSQDSQVSDGEPGDSRWPRQNSLSMREWEIPYDELKIGDPIGTGRFGTVFRGNWHGDVAIKVLNMDHYSDNEKTLEAFKLEVATFRKTRHENLILFMGACMKPPHLAIVTSMSKGMTLFTHIHLRKDRFNMLKTTVIAQQISQGMGYLHARGIVHKDLKSKNIFLETGKVVITDFGLFSVTKVCYGNRKSNGLSIPPGWLCYLSPEIVRRLRPQRTRDQEELSFTEASDVYAFGTVWYELLCGEWPFKGQPPEAIIWQVGKGMKQTLANLQASREVKEILMLCWAYHADKRPDFSTLLSKLDKLPKKRLIRSPSHPIQISRSAESVF; encoded by the exons atGGCGGAGGGTGAGGATGCTGAGATACGTCGGGCTCTGGATGTCGTCCAGTCAATGATCGAAATTTCAGCAGAGAGATTAGAAGGTCTCAGGACCAAGTGTTCAACTAGTGCTGAATTAACTCAGCAAGAAATTCGAACTCTGGAA gggaaattaataaaactttattcaaaaCAACTcgttaccaagtcgaaattagCTGTCGGGTCTTTGCCACCTGAAATGAGACAGTATCCATCATTGTCACAGTGGCTGCGTGTTGTTGGTCTCACTCCGGAATCCATAAAC agcgTCTGCAGCAAAGCCCATACTCTGGAAGcattgaaagaaaaatccGAGCGCGAGCTGAGTTCGATGTTGGGAGAAAATAATTCACGGCATGAAGAAGAATTACGTAGACTTTGCCGAGCTCTGCATAATCTACGCCGTTATATTGACGTTTTGTTAGAAGGAGACAAAGAAACTGACATGAACTTGTACTGGGACTCGTGGGATCGTCACCATTTACGCAGTGGACCCTCTCCGAGACCCGTAAGATCGCGAACTACCCGGAGCTCGGTGCCATCTGAAGACAGTATTCCTTATCACAACAACATAAACGTAAATAACGACCTTCTGAGCCAGTCGTCATCGATTATTTGTCTCACCAGCAGTCCGCCGTCGACTCCACTGCTGAGCAAGCAGGCGCGCGCTAACGTAAAGTTTCCCACGACTCCACCGCCGAGCAAAAAACACCAGAGCCATCAGCCGCCTGAAGTGTTCCCGCTGACGAAGTCGAAATCTCACGAGTCGCAGCTGGCAAATCGGTTAGAAAACGGGGAGACCGAGCACCCGAGACGTATCAGACTTCCAACGGAGCCGGGGTCTGACAGCAGCAATGCCAACATCGCTGATACTCTGAATATCAGCAGTCCCATTAAATCTCCACCTTATTCTAGTGCCGAGAGCGATGACAACAGTTACAAAGGAACTGTCACCAGTCTCCAGGTACCCAAGTCACCACGAACTCCGACAGTGACTCGGGGAATGGGTCACATTATCAACCACCGGTTCACAAAGACCTTCAAGATGATGACCACGTGCGACTACTGCGAGAAGCAGATGTTCATCGGCACGGGATTGAAGTGCAAGGAGTGTAAGTATAAATGTCACCGGGACTGTGAGTCAAAGGTCCCGCCTTCTTGCGGACTGCCGCAGGAATTATTCGACGAATTCAAACGGACACTTCAAGCTGACAGTTTCGCAAATGCTTCGCCGACTTTGAGTAAACCCAGTGTTACTTCACCTAATCACCATCAtcatatttcaaatttactcAGCTCGCTTAACCGCAAGGACCGGAAACGATCCCACCCTCACTCGACGATAAACATACCGTTCACTAGTGCTGACTCAAGTTCAACTACCTCGAGCTGCAACAGCTCAACTCCTTCTAGTCCAGCGTTACTGCCGGGTAATCAAACGACTAGTCAAACAATAACGAGCGTTAATGTTACCAGTACTGCTACCAGCACTCACATGATGACGGTAAAGCAGCAGTTCCACTTTCCTGACGTGACACTCAATGAGAAGACGCTGATGGTCGATGGACACAACCGACTGGACAGCACAGTCACCTCCAGTGACAGCGACAAGACTGTCAGTGTCTCAGGATCGGGAAGTGTCAGCACCGACTCGGAGCGCACGCCAGTGAGAGTCGACTCCCAGGACTCCCAGGTCTCTGATGGAGAGCCAGGAGACAGCCGCTGGCCGAGGCAGAACAGTTTGTCGATGCGCGAGTGGGAGATTCCCTACGACGAGCTGAAGATCGGGGACCCGATAGGCACTGGAAGATTCGGGACCGTCTTCCGAGGGAACTGGCACGGAGACGTTGCTATCAAGGTCCTGAACATGGATCACTACTCGGATAATGAGAAAACTCTTGAGGCTTTTAAGTTGGAAGTTGCGACATTCCGCAAGACGAGacatgaaaatttgattttattcatGGGCGCTTGTATGAAACCTCCGCATTTGGCGATCGTCACTAGTATGAGCAAAGGCATGACGCTTTTTACTCATATTCATTTGAGAAAGGACAGGTTTAATATGCTTAAGACTACCGTCATTGCTCAACAGATTTCTCag gGAATGGGTTACCTTCACGCACGTGGAATAGTTCACAAAGATCTAAAGAgcaaaaacatatttttggAAACCGGGAAAGTCGTAATTACAGACTTCGGTTTATTCAGCGTAACAAAAGTTTGTTACGGCAACAG aaaaaGTAATGGATTGAGCATTCCACCCGGTTGGCTGTGTTATTTATCACCGGAAATAGTGCGGAGACTACGACCCCAGCGTACAAGAGATCAAGAAGAATTATCATTTACTGAAGCCTCTGATGTTTATGCCTTCgg AACCGTGTGGTATGAATTACTCTGCGGAGAGTGGCCATTCAAAGGGCAACCACCTGAGGCAATAATATGGCAGGTCGGTAAAGGAATGAAACAAACTCTAGCAAACTTACAAGCTTCTCGTGAGGTCAAG gaaATATTGATGCTCTGCTGGGCTTATCATGCTGATAAACGTCCGGATTTTTCAACATTACTATCAAAGCTTGATAAGCTGCCGAAAAAAAGATTAATACGTAGTCCTTCTCATCCCATTCAAATTTCGCGCTCTGCGGAATCAGTATTTTGA
- the LOC130665457 gene encoding ras-related protein Rap-1 codes for MMKSRHQFRRRFSLQPSSSLKEEKEDGPTKSIRNERLVESETDEKSSDAPARHKIVVMGAARVGKSAIINQFLYNTFSPKYKRTVEEMHRGDFNVSGIQLTLDILDTSGSYDFPAMRELSIRSADAFVLVYDVNDASTFAEVEALRSQILASKGTVPIVVVGNKVDLVIENDNETDSDSEFQVNTERTRELVETEWENGFVQVSAKDNFNISQVFKELLVQAKVKYNLSPALRRRRRQSLPPPQHNSRTSTAHVPSLQQLQHLQQIRERSGGKRNSCILS; via the exons ATGATGAAGAGTAGACATCAATTTCGTAGGAGATTTAGTCTTCAACCATCTTCTTCtttaaaagaagaaaaagaagatgGACCTACTAAAAGTATcag aaacGAAAGACTTGTAGAGTCAGAAACAGACGAAAAATCATCAGATGCGCCCGCCCGTCACAAAATAGTCGTTATGGGAGCAGCCAGAGTTGGAAAATCAGcgataataaatcaatttctttATAACACATTTTCACCAAAGTACAAACGGACTGTCGAGGAAATGCATCGGGGTGATTTCAATGTATCGGGAATCCAATTAACTCTTGACATACTCGACACTTCGGGCTCCTATGATTTTCCAGCAATGAGAGAATTGTCAATAAGGTCAGCGGATGCATTTGTTTTAGTCTATGATGTTAATGATGCCAGTACATTTGCCGAAGTTGAAGCCCTCAGATCCCAAATACTCGCTAGTAAAGGTACGGTTCCGATAGTCGTCGTCGGGAACAAAGTTGATCTGGTTATTGAAAATGACAACGAGACTGATTCCGACTCAGAG ttCCAGGTAAATACAGAACGGACAAGAGAATTAGTGGAGACTGAATGGGAAAATGGATTCGTTCAAGTATCGGCAAAGGACAACTTCAACATATCTCAAGTATTTAAAGAGTTGTTGGTCCAGGCGAAGGTCAAGTACAATCTGAGTCCAGCATTGAGACGCAGAAGACGTCAATCTTTACCTCCGCCTCAGCATAATTCGCGCACCAGCACCGCCCATGTACCGTCACTTCAACAACTGCAACATTTGCAGCAAATACGCGAGCGTTCCGGCGGTAAAAGAAACTCTTGTATCCTCTcgtaa